One window of Alkaliphilus metalliredigens QYMF genomic DNA carries:
- a CDS encoding spore coat protein yields the protein MTSFFTNKTKENMDINDEVIANNMMGSAAASAQAYLSATMTAPTPELKAMYSSSLNQVLGGHTAVTELAVKKGWEKPYHSPSEQLSDVYNKSKNTLS from the coding sequence ATGACTTCTTTTTTTACTAATAAAACAAAAGAGAACATGGATATAAATGATGAAGTGATAGCGAATAATATGATGGGCAGTGCAGCTGCTAGTGCACAAGCATATCTAAGTGCTACGATGACTGCTCCTACTCCAGAATTAAAAGCAATGTATTCATCAAGTTTAAATCAAGTGCTAGGAGGACATACTGCAGTAACAGAACTAGCTGTTAAAAAAGGATGGGAAAAGCCTTATCATTCACCTAGTGAACAATTATCAGATGTTTATAATAAATCAAAAAATACACTAAGCTAG
- a CDS encoding tartrate dehydrogenase yields the protein MIMKKFKIAVIPGDGIGNEVTAEGVKVLNTYAEIKGNVEFSYEYFPWGCEYYLKTGKMMDDDGLKTLEAFDAILLGAVGDPSVPDHISLHGLLINIRQGFNQSINLRPIKLLQGAPCPLKDKGPQDIDFTVIRENVEGEYAGVGGFRFPGRPEEVALQTSVFSRKNTEKVMDYAFKLARKRKKFNKVTNVTKSNALNYSMVFWDKIFEEIATNYKDIKTETTHVDAVSMYFIQKPEVYDVLVASNLFGDIITDLGAALQGGLGFAASANLNLEKEYPSMFEPVHGSAPDIKGKQLANPIAMIWTAKMLLDFLLEEDDTEMIIDAITAVLQEEKTLTPDLKGKAKTHEVGDAICGKLKEIMNAKI from the coding sequence ATGATTATGAAAAAATTCAAAATAGCTGTAATACCAGGAGATGGGATCGGTAACGAAGTGACAGCTGAGGGAGTAAAGGTTTTAAACACCTATGCTGAAATAAAGGGAAATGTGGAATTTAGTTATGAATATTTCCCTTGGGGTTGTGAGTATTATTTGAAAACAGGAAAAATGATGGATGATGACGGTTTGAAAACATTAGAAGCATTTGATGCTATTTTATTAGGGGCAGTTGGTGATCCTTCTGTTCCTGATCATATATCACTACATGGACTTTTAATCAATATTCGACAAGGATTTAATCAATCCATTAACCTAAGACCCATAAAACTTCTTCAAGGAGCCCCATGCCCATTAAAGGATAAGGGACCTCAGGATATCGACTTTACTGTTATTCGTGAAAATGTAGAAGGTGAATATGCTGGAGTAGGAGGATTTAGATTTCCTGGTAGGCCAGAGGAAGTGGCACTTCAAACTTCCGTGTTTTCTAGAAAGAATACAGAGAAAGTGATGGACTATGCCTTTAAGTTGGCAAGAAAACGAAAGAAGTTTAACAAGGTGACAAATGTGACAAAATCAAATGCTTTAAATTACAGCATGGTATTTTGGGATAAGATATTTGAAGAAATCGCTACGAATTATAAGGATATAAAAACAGAAACGACGCATGTGGATGCAGTCAGCATGTATTTTATTCAAAAGCCAGAGGTGTATGATGTATTGGTAGCATCTAATCTCTTTGGAGATATTATTACTGACTTAGGGGCTGCATTACAAGGGGGACTAGGGTTTGCTGCTAGCGCTAATTTAAACCTTGAGAAGGAATATCCTTCTATGTTTGAACCTGTACACGGTTCGGCACCGGATATTAAGGGTAAACAGTTAGCTAACCCAATAGCCATGATTTGGACAGCTAAGATGCTATTAGACTTTCTACTAGAAGAAGATGATACAGAGATGATTATCGATGCAATTACAGCGGTTTTACAAGAAGAGAAAACATTGACACCTGATTTAAAGGGCAAGGCAAAAACCCATGAAGTTGGAGATGCCATATGCGGTAAGTTAAAAGAAATCATGAACGCAAAAATATAG
- the serA gene encoding phosphoglycerate dehydrogenase: MRVLITEKIAEKGIEVLKKEGLDVDVEVGIDRGELLKVINNYDAIIVRSVTKINEEFYQHATNLKVVGRAGNGVDNIDMDGATNRGIIVVNTPEANTVSAAEHTIGLLIASTRNVAQANAKIKNREWDRSNFKGVELQGKTVGVVGLGRIGGLVTTRLQAFGMKVIAYDPYITDERFRKYGVEKKERLQDLIKESDFITVHTPKTEETFGMIGEEEFKVAKKGVRVVNCARGGIIEEEALAKAVKEGIVASAGLDVLVNEPNTTSLLLDLDNVIITPHLGADTVEAQNNVGVTIAQEVFSALKGKMVPNAVNLPTLQYQELEAMKYYLKLGENLGKLYHQLEKEAIEKIEIIYSGAVADMETAVVTLAVLKGIFEPILKERVNYVNARLIAKNRGIAVTESKKMVNGNFMNLIRVKISTKNKEFTVAGTVFAKKDMRIVDVNGFVFDVTPTPYMLVANNTDKPGMIGKMGSLLGENNVNIATMQVSRKHKDKEAMMFLAVDSEVNKETLNIINKAEGILQIKFVKL; the protein is encoded by the coding sequence ATGAGGGTATTAATAACAGAAAAGATTGCGGAAAAGGGTATAGAAGTATTGAAAAAAGAGGGTTTGGATGTGGATGTTGAAGTCGGAATAGATAGAGGAGAATTATTAAAGGTGATCAATAATTATGATGCGATTATTGTGAGAAGTGTTACTAAGATTAATGAAGAATTTTATCAACATGCAACTAATTTAAAGGTTGTTGGACGTGCAGGAAACGGTGTAGATAATATAGATATGGATGGTGCTACAAATAGGGGGATTATTGTGGTCAATACCCCTGAAGCCAATACGGTATCAGCTGCAGAGCATACAATCGGTCTACTAATCGCATCTACTCGTAATGTGGCACAGGCTAATGCTAAAATAAAGAACAGAGAATGGGACCGAAGTAATTTTAAAGGTGTAGAGCTGCAAGGAAAAACAGTGGGGGTTGTGGGCTTAGGTAGAATCGGAGGATTAGTGACTACTAGACTACAGGCATTTGGGATGAAGGTTATCGCATATGACCCTTACATTACCGATGAAAGATTTAGAAAATATGGTGTGGAAAAGAAAGAAAGATTGCAGGATTTAATAAAGGAATCAGATTTTATTACTGTCCATACCCCAAAGACTGAAGAAACATTTGGAATGATTGGAGAAGAGGAATTTAAAGTAGCTAAAAAGGGTGTCAGAGTCGTTAATTGTGCTAGAGGTGGTATTATTGAGGAAGAAGCGCTAGCAAAGGCAGTAAAGGAAGGAATCGTAGCAAGTGCAGGTCTAGATGTATTAGTAAATGAACCCAATACTACTTCTCTACTATTAGACCTTGACAATGTGATAATAACACCGCATTTAGGCGCGGATACAGTAGAAGCACAAAACAATGTAGGTGTGACCATTGCGCAGGAAGTTTTCAGTGCATTAAAGGGAAAAATGGTACCAAATGCTGTCAACCTTCCTACACTTCAATATCAAGAACTAGAGGCAATGAAATACTACTTGAAATTAGGTGAAAATTTAGGGAAACTATATCATCAATTAGAAAAAGAAGCGATTGAAAAAATTGAAATCATATACAGTGGAGCAGTAGCAGATATGGAGACCGCAGTAGTGACTTTGGCAGTGTTAAAAGGAATTTTTGAACCCATATTGAAAGAAAGAGTAAACTACGTTAATGCTAGACTGATTGCTAAAAATAGAGGAATAGCTGTTACTGAAAGCAAAAAGATGGTAAATGGTAACTTTATGAATTTGATCAGGGTAAAAATATCCACTAAGAACAAGGAATTTACAGTGGCTGGAACAGTATTTGCTAAAAAAGATATGAGAATTGTAGATGTAAATGGATTTGTTTTTGATGTTACGCCTACACCCTATATGTTAGTTGCAAATAATACTGATAAGCCAGGTATGATTGGAAAAATGGGTAGCCTGTTAGGTGAAAACAATGTAAATATTGCTACCATGCAAGTAAGTAGAAAACACAAAGATAAAGAGGCCATGATGTTTTTAGCTGTGGATTCAGAGGTTAACAAAGAAACATTAAATATTATTAATAAGGCAGAGGGTATTTTACAAATCAAATTTGTAAAATTATAG
- a CDS encoding NUDIX hydrolase — translation MLQVNFYNINKIEESKLKYAVIMSKYDRRWIFVRHKERKTWEIPGGRKEQNEDIYSTASRELIEETGAKDFIITPVCIYSVDNGESESFGQLFYAEIKHLGELPNSEIDEIQLFDNIPEELTYPLIQPYLFAKVGEYQFMINGKMKKLSPSDHMLLMPCNSTLKRLKVNVLPKLNKNSNLL, via the coding sequence ATGTTACAAGTAAATTTTTACAATATAAATAAAATAGAAGAAAGTAAACTAAAATATGCTGTCATTATGTCAAAATATGATAGAAGGTGGATATTTGTAAGACATAAAGAACGAAAAACTTGGGAAATTCCAGGAGGGCGTAAAGAGCAAAATGAAGATATCTATTCTACTGCATCAAGAGAATTAATAGAAGAAACAGGGGCGAAGGATTTTATAATTACCCCTGTATGTATTTATTCAGTAGATAATGGAGAAAGTGAGTCCTTTGGACAATTATTTTATGCAGAAATTAAGCACCTTGGTGAATTGCCAAACTCAGAAATCGATGAAATACAATTATTTGATAATATACCTGAAGAGTTAACATATCCACTTATTCAACCGTATTTATTTGCAAAAGTAGGAGAGTATCAGTTTATGATTAATGGAAAAATGAAAAAACTATCGCCATCAGACCACATGTTGTTGATGCCCTGCAATTCCACGTTGAAAAGATTAAAAGTCAATGTGTTACCGAAATTGAACAAAAATAGTAATTTACTTTAG
- a CDS encoding CPBP family intramembrane glutamic endopeptidase: MSKVIGFIIVILFVKMIGDNLSSIGFNVNNKWSIFILGGVITSALMILGYGGEFLIFASDSPQLLIAAIDPKAGVTGGISFALFLLFGNAINCFMEEGLFRGIMIPMLNRKYSVGMAIFLQALLFGIWHIPWAFKWYISGMVSGSGGFIMALVINFIPMILIGIVFGVMYYYTNSIWTPWISHFIINSILNLVHVSINGELNVGMTIRMSIFQSTIFILIPVLIILTKKLNKVRVEHISRINV; the protein is encoded by the coding sequence TTGTCGAAGGTAATTGGTTTTATTATTGTAATTCTATTTGTGAAAATGATAGGTGATAATCTAAGTAGTATTGGGTTTAATGTTAATAATAAGTGGTCTATTTTTATATTAGGTGGTGTTATTACAAGTGCTTTGATGATCTTGGGATATGGAGGAGAATTTTTAATATTTGCCTCTGATTCGCCACAATTATTAATAGCAGCAATTGATCCCAAAGCAGGTGTAACTGGTGGCATAAGTTTTGCACTATTTCTTCTATTTGGTAATGCGATTAATTGTTTTATGGAAGAAGGATTATTCAGAGGGATTATGATTCCCATGTTAAATAGAAAGTATTCTGTTGGAATGGCTATATTTTTGCAGGCACTATTGTTTGGAATATGGCATATCCCTTGGGCATTTAAATGGTATATTAGTGGAATGGTGAGTGGTTCAGGTGGTTTTATAATGGCATTGGTAATCAATTTCATCCCTATGATATTAATAGGTATTGTTTTTGGTGTGATGTACTATTATACTAATTCCATTTGGACACCATGGATATCACATTTTATAATAAATTCAATCCTTAATTTAGTCCATGTAAGCATCAATGGTGAATTAAATGTAGGAATGACAATACGTATGTCTATTTTCCAATCTACAATATTTATCCTTATTCCAGTTCTAATCATTCTTACTAAGAAACTTAATAAAGTTCGTGTGGAACACATTAGTAGAATTAATGTTTAA
- a CDS encoding GIY-YIG nuclease family protein has product MKYLESFCYAKAKEIGRCELENSVILIQPFITESMETDLMDDLETIKILLSTLGFPIFEEIKKSQVQEVFICKRKDAYAEGMVSDRNWFSSTITTTFYNISIEELWVNINVSWFVLYNYNNFHIVW; this is encoded by the coding sequence GTGAAATATTTAGAATCTTTTTGTTATGCAAAAGCAAAAGAAATAGGAAGATGTGAATTAGAAAATTCAGTTATTCTAATACAGCCATTCATTACGGAGTCTATGGAAACCGATCTAATGGATGATCTTGAAACTATCAAGATTTTACTTTCTACACTTGGATTCCCAATTTTTGAAGAGATCAAGAAATCTCAAGTGCAGGAGGTTTTTATTTGTAAGAGAAAAGATGCCTATGCTGAAGGTATGGTTTCTGATAGAAATTGGTTCTCTAGCACTATTACCACTACCTTTTATAATATTTCCATCGAAGAATTATGGGTTAATATCAATGTGTCTTGGTTTGTACTTTATAATTATAATAATTTCCACATTGTTTGGTGA
- a CDS encoding GNAT family N-acetyltransferase yields the protein MHYNYHVFRDNNHCIAYVAINEKQSPEYSQIVWSTDGRKVLVIHRLSVHPEFQGKGIARKFIDFIEDFAIKNQYSCIRLDAYSENTAALRLYDRMGYQRLGQVFFPFRELPFYCYEKALV from the coding sequence GTGCATTATAACTATCATGTATTCAGAGACAATAACCATTGCATAGCCTATGTTGCAATTAATGAAAAGCAGTCTCCTGAATATAGCCAGATTGTTTGGTCTACTGATGGAAGAAAGGTTTTGGTTATACATAGACTATCTGTACATCCAGAGTTTCAAGGTAAAGGTATTGCAAGAAAGTTTATAGATTTCATAGAAGATTTTGCTATAAAGAATCAATATTCTTGTATAAGATTAGATGCCTATAGTGAAAATACAGCAGCACTAAGGCTATATGATAGAATGGGATACCAAAGATTAGGACAGGTGTTTTTTCCTTTTAGGGAATTACCATTTTATTGTTATGAAAAGGCATTAGTATAG
- a CDS encoding PF20097 family protein, whose product MEGYFMECPYCHQKMVHGFISGDRYSLKWIEKAKYKPFKNLLL is encoded by the coding sequence ATGGAGGGATATTTCATGGAATGCCCCTATTGCCATCAAAAGATGGTACATGGTTTCATCAGTGGAGATAGATATTCTTTAAAATGGATAGAGAAAGCAAAGTATAAACCATTTAAAAACTTATTATTGTAA
- a CDS encoding site-2 protease family protein — MRPLCKRLYIDSGCKGEKEMMGDILAIIGIFYLSVFIHEIGHCVMPRLAGIKEFNNIYIGIGNELHKFKIGHVSIVMNKFLIPFGHVGGNEEIKYNKFNVLQRTFVHLGGITFNLVIAIIAFGAIYYSNHDFLLIGSFASLISYIFKSVVNSSLWIFQNGFEGLTALLNAKRNLGIYYYLYILGIINSFIFIFNTIPIPMMIKNGKVLFNDGGQFIFKGLLNKDTSC, encoded by the coding sequence ATGAGACCGTTATGTAAAAGGCTGTACATAGATAGCGGCTGTAAAGGAGAAAAAGAGATGATGGGAGATATACTAGCTATCATAGGGATTTTTTATTTAAGTGTTTTCATACATGAAATTGGACATTGCGTAATGCCAAGGCTAGCTGGAATAAAAGAATTTAATAATATTTATATTGGAATTGGAAATGAACTCCATAAGTTTAAGATAGGCCATGTAAGTATAGTAATGAATAAATTTTTAATTCCATTTGGGCACGTTGGTGGAAATGAAGAAATTAAATATAATAAGTTCAATGTCCTACAAAGAACTTTTGTTCACTTAGGAGGTATTACTTTCAATTTAGTTATAGCTATAATTGCATTTGGAGCGATTTATTACTCAAATCATGATTTTCTCTTGATTGGAAGCTTTGCATCATTGATATCATATATTTTTAAAAGCGTTGTGAATAGTTCACTATGGATATTTCAAAATGGATTTGAAGGGTTGACTGCATTACTCAATGCTAAAAGGAATTTAGGAATATATTACTATCTTTATATTTTAGGTATTATAAATAGTTTTATATTTATATTCAATACAATACCGATTCCAATGATGATAAAGAATGGCAAGGTATTATTCAATGATGGGGGTCAGTTTATATTCAAAGGATTGTTAAACAAGGATACATCTTGTTGA
- a CDS encoding type II toxin-antitoxin system HicB family antitoxin, translating into MNIKVTVLVQKEDNWYIAKCIENGVASQDKTIEESISNLREALELYYEDTTPENINVPTFLTTMEIGL; encoded by the coding sequence GTGAATATTAAAGTTACTGTCCTCGTTCAAAAAGAAGATAACTGGTATATTGCTAAATGTATTGAAAATGGTGTTGCTTCACAAGATAAAACTATCGAAGAATCAATTAGTAATTTGCGAGAAGCCCTTGAACTGTATTATGAAGACACTACACCAGAAAATATTAATGTCCCTACTTTCTTGACTACCATGGAGATTGGGCTATAA
- a CDS encoding type II toxin-antitoxin system HicA family toxin → MIIPMHDEIAKGTLKSILEQADIQLDEFLNIL, encoded by the coding sequence GTGATTATACCTATGCATGATGAAATTGCAAAAGGGACCTTAAAAAGTATTTTAGAGCAAGCTGATATACAACTTGATGAATTCTTAAATATTTTATAG
- a CDS encoding HD domain-containing protein, with protein sequence MPETLANSNFTKLDIGRKLQGMKTKIEKIKEIVEKELSCSAHNLDHVMRVHSLCIYLSEHEENVDLDVLIPAALLHDVARVIESQDKIGEIDHAVLGGKMAEKILINLDYEEEKIEEIKHCIITHRYRSGHEPKTIEAKILFDADKLDAIGAIGIARTFMMAGQFGQCISKNKPLNEYMDINTSENGRLKDVSKHTPFIEYEVKLKKIPEKLYTQMGRKIGNNRLKIMDDFFTRLELEIAGKE encoded by the coding sequence ATGCCAGAAACGTTAGCTAACAGCAATTTTACAAAACTAGATATAGGAAGGAAGCTTCAAGGAATGAAAACAAAAATTGAAAAAATAAAAGAAATTGTTGAAAAGGAATTATCATGCTCAGCACATAATCTTGATCATGTTATGAGAGTACATAGTTTGTGCATTTATTTATCTGAGCATGAAGAAAACGTTGATTTAGATGTTCTAATCCCAGCAGCATTATTACATGATGTAGCAAGAGTTATAGAAAGTCAAGATAAAATTGGAGAAATTGATCATGCTGTTTTAGGTGGCAAGATGGCAGAAAAGATACTAATAAATCTAGATTATGAAGAGGAGAAAATAGAAGAAATAAAGCATTGTATTATTACACATAGATATAGGAGTGGACATGAACCTAAGACAATAGAGGCTAAGATACTTTTTGATGCTGACAAATTAGATGCTATAGGAGCCATAGGTATTGCTCGTACATTTATGATGGCAGGACAATTTGGGCAATGCATATCAAAAAATAAACCGCTTAATGAATATATGGATATAAATACAAGTGAGAATGGAAGGTTAAAGGATGTATCAAAGCATACACCTTTTATTGAATATGAAGTTAAATTAAAAAAAATCCCTGAAAAGCTATATACCCAAATGGGAAGAAAGATTGGTAATAATAGATTAAAAATAATGGATGACTTCTTTACAAGACTGGAATTAGAGATAGCAGGCAAGGAATAG
- a CDS encoding reverse transcriptase domain-containing protein, which translates to MQALHLLCLDPVSESILDKTSFGFRKFRSTKDANEHLFKCLAYKHSSEWVLEGDIKGCFDNISHNWLLKNIIMNKRVLNQFLKAGYTFKNNLYPTGQGTPQGGIISPTLANIALNGMATMLKKKYWTNSVGTVDRQYNKEKVNVNVYADDFIITARSKEVLEEIKILIEGFLEERGLELSKEKTKITHIEEGFDYLGWNYKKHKDKLIIKPSAKSLKKITRKIKETIRINIMQKQEILIYRLNQIIRGWCNYHNHVCAKKTFQTLDKNIFRYLWLWAKRRHPMKPKKWRKSKYFAQIKTRDWIFKSENATLLFASDFKIKRHILIKFDANPYLEEYDSYYLKRKAR; encoded by the coding sequence ATGCAAGCATTGCATCTACTATGTTTAGACCCTGTGTCAGAATCAATTCTAGACAAAACAAGTTTTGGATTCAGAAAATTTAGAAGTACAAAGGATGCAAATGAACACTTGTTTAAATGTCTAGCATACAAACACTCATCAGAATGGGTGCTTGAAGGAGACATCAAAGGTTGTTTTGATAACATCTCCCACAATTGGCTACTGAAGAATATAATCATGAATAAAAGGGTACTAAACCAATTTTTAAAAGCAGGTTATACCTTTAAAAACAATCTGTATCCGACAGGGCAGGGCACACCCCAAGGAGGTATCATTTCGCCAACACTTGCAAACATCGCCCTGAATGGAATGGCGACAATGTTGAAGAAGAAATATTGGACAAACAGCGTAGGAACAGTAGATAGACAGTATAACAAAGAGAAAGTAAATGTGAATGTATATGCCGATGATTTCATAATAACAGCAAGAAGCAAGGAAGTTTTAGAAGAAATCAAGATACTGATAGAAGGGTTCTTAGAGGAAAGAGGACTTGAGTTATCAAAAGAAAAGACAAAGATTACTCATATTGAAGAAGGTTTTGATTATCTAGGATGGAATTATAAAAAGCATAAAGACAAGCTCATCATAAAGCCATCAGCAAAATCCCTTAAAAAAATAACCAGAAAAATAAAGGAAACCATACGAATCAATATAATGCAGAAACAAGAAATACTAATATATAGATTGAATCAAATCATAAGGGGATGGTGCAATTATCATAACCATGTCTGTGCAAAGAAGACATTTCAAACCCTAGACAAAAATATTTTTAGATACCTGTGGCTATGGGCAAAGAGAAGGCACCCCATGAAACCTAAAAAATGGAGGAAAAGCAAATACTTTGCACAAATCAAAACAAGAGATTGGATTTTCAAATCAGAAAACGCAACCTTACTATTTGCAAGTGACTTTAAAATTAAAAGACATATTTTAATAAAATTTGATGCCAATCCGTATCTAGAAGAATATGATTCATATTATTTGAAAAGAAAAGCTCGCTAA
- a CDS encoding DUF5372 family protein, with the protein MILTQGLNIVDAMLALLCREMLAGSARITQKLNPLLGSLTITHPFHPLCGQNYDILEVKKFNGLQRYSLRTDSGVICVPESWTDRQIHKLDSHMTHFDAFTLKELAQLLQSLEVSVNPFDKSKQEE; encoded by the coding sequence TTGATTCTGACACAGGGTCTAAACATAGTAGATGCAATGCTTGCATTGCTCTGTCGTGAAATGTTGGCAGGGTCAGCACGAATTACACAAAAACTCAATCCCCTTTTAGGAAGTCTTACAATTACTCATCCATTTCATCCTTTATGTGGACAAAATTATGACATCCTTGAAGTAAAAAAATTCAACGGTTTGCAAAGATATTCTTTGCGTACGGATTCTGGTGTCATATGTGTCCCTGAGTCTTGGACGGATCGGCAAATACACAAGCTGGATTCTCACATGACTCATTTTGATGCATTCACCCTAAAAGAATTAGCTCAACTTCTTCAAAGCTTAGAAGTATCCGTAAATCCTTTTGACAAATCTAAGCAAGAGGAATAA
- a CDS encoding recombinase family protein, giving the protein MISTSKVRAEHLNRMAIVYIRQSTLTQVRYNQESTQRQYALQEKALNLGWTQEQIQIIDEDLGISGSGRSLRQGFQQLVAQVSLGQVGAIFGLEISRLARSCADLLRLLELCALFNTIVVDEDGIYDLSDFNDRLILGFKGTMSEAELHFLRSRMLGGKKNKAKKGTLRFPLPVGYVYDIDGQTALDPDEEVQIAVRNVFHAFQASGSAYGVVKFFAKNTLRFPKRAYGGAWAGKLVWGTLTHSRVLGILYNPSYAGAYVYGRYHDQKSVDPQGLFIHHTIRLPMEQWEVLIPDHHPAYITWENYEKNLKQLQNNRTNLERSGPAREGTALLQGVVLCGKCGRRMTVRYTGNGGIYPVYECKGRWEHGLRATCTTVPATIIDQVVTTRLMQIIQPAELDLALKVTDKLLKGEDDADKGWSLSLERAKYEANRAERQYQQVEPENRLVARSLEARWNEKLTELAQIQEQYAQYKSRQSWQPTEEDKAQILSLAKELPRIWYAATTTAKDRKRILRMLLEDITIFAEARQSDIRLGLRWRNQSHEEINATKPLPKSMARKHTSETVEQVRKLSDTMTDSQIADYFNESGHHTPEGKLFTVDSIKWIRYSHKIKRLSMQQQGLSVKDVAEQFNVAPGVVYYWIKHGILEAKKFAPGWPWNIQLDKQKEIELREWVQKSGHLSKMTQGL; this is encoded by the coding sequence ATGATATCAACATCGAAAGTGAGAGCAGAACACTTGAATCGAATGGCGATTGTTTATATCCGACAATCAACTTTGACCCAAGTTCGTTACAATCAAGAGAGCACCCAACGCCAATATGCACTTCAGGAGAAAGCTTTAAACCTTGGGTGGACCCAGGAACAAATTCAGATCATCGACGAAGACCTTGGAATTTCAGGTTCGGGGCGATCCCTTCGACAGGGATTTCAGCAACTCGTCGCACAAGTCTCTTTGGGTCAAGTTGGAGCCATTTTTGGTCTCGAGATTTCCCGACTAGCACGCTCTTGTGCAGATCTCCTGAGGCTTTTGGAACTCTGTGCGCTATTCAACACAATTGTAGTGGATGAAGACGGCATCTATGATCTTAGCGATTTTAACGACCGTCTCATTCTTGGATTCAAAGGGACAATGAGTGAAGCTGAACTGCATTTTCTTCGTTCCCGCATGCTCGGTGGGAAGAAGAATAAAGCTAAAAAGGGTACACTGCGTTTTCCGCTACCTGTAGGTTATGTCTACGATATTGATGGTCAAACAGCTCTAGATCCTGACGAAGAGGTCCAAATTGCTGTGCGCAATGTCTTCCACGCTTTTCAAGCCAGTGGCAGTGCTTATGGTGTCGTCAAGTTTTTTGCTAAAAACACGCTTCGTTTTCCTAAACGAGCTTATGGAGGCGCATGGGCTGGGAAACTTGTTTGGGGAACTCTTACCCACAGCCGAGTTCTCGGAATTTTGTATAATCCAAGCTATGCTGGAGCTTATGTATATGGGCGCTATCATGATCAGAAGAGTGTAGATCCTCAGGGGTTATTTATCCACCATACCATTCGTCTACCTATGGAACAATGGGAAGTCCTTATCCCTGATCATCATCCGGCCTATATTACATGGGAAAACTACGAAAAAAATCTCAAACAGCTGCAGAATAATCGTACCAATCTTGAGCGAAGTGGTCCAGCTCGAGAAGGTACTGCTCTACTTCAGGGTGTGGTGCTGTGTGGGAAATGTGGCCGGCGCATGACTGTTCGCTATACGGGCAATGGTGGTATTTATCCTGTATATGAATGTAAAGGAAGGTGGGAGCATGGTCTTCGAGCTACATGCACCACAGTTCCAGCTACAATAATCGATCAAGTTGTCACAACCAGGCTTATGCAAATCATTCAACCAGCAGAATTGGACCTTGCCCTTAAAGTCACGGATAAACTGTTAAAAGGAGAAGATGATGCCGATAAAGGATGGTCTTTGTCTTTGGAACGTGCAAAGTATGAAGCTAACCGTGCAGAACGCCAGTACCAGCAAGTAGAGCCTGAAAATCGTTTAGTTGCACGCAGCCTCGAAGCTCGATGGAACGAAAAACTTACAGAGTTAGCGCAAATTCAAGAGCAATATGCACAATACAAATCTCGTCAAAGTTGGCAACCTACTGAAGAAGATAAAGCTCAAATTCTTTCTTTGGCAAAAGAATTGCCTCGTATTTGGTATGCAGCTACTACTACAGCTAAAGATCGAAAACGTATATTGCGGATGCTCCTTGAAGATATCACTATATTTGCAGAAGCAAGACAATCTGATATTCGGCTGGGTCTACGATGGAGAAATCAATCTCATGAAGAAATTAATGCTACAAAACCTCTGCCGAAATCAATGGCTCGCAAACACACGTCAGAAACGGTAGAACAGGTCCGAAAATTATCTGATACAATGACTGACAGTCAAATTGCAGATTACTTCAACGAATCCGGCCACCATACACCAGAAGGAAAATTGTTTACAGTCGATTCCATCAAGTGGATTCGATATTCACACAAGATAAAAAGGCTTTCTATGCAACAGCAAGGGTTATCTGTAAAAGATGTAGCCGAACAATTCAATGTCGCACCTGGTGTCGTCTATTACTGGATTAAACATGGTATTTTAGAGGCAAAAAAATTCGCTCCAGGTTGGCCTTGGAATATTCAATTAGATAAACAAAAAGAAATAGAATTGAGAGAATGGGTTCAAAAGTCGGGACACTTGTCAAAAATGACACAGGGTCTCTGA